CACATCAGGTACACGTCGGCGGCCTCGGCCGCGACCTCCTTGGCCGGCTCCGAGAGGCCCCCGAAGTAGAGCGGCGGGCAGCGCCCGTCGACGGTGGCGATGCGGGGCGGGTCCACCTCCACCTCGACGAAGTCGCCGTGGTGGGCCACCGGACGGCGGTCGAGCAGGTCCCGCAGGACGCCCATGACCTCTCGGGTCCGCTGGTAGCGGGCCGCGCTGGGGAGGGTCTCACCCGGCAGGTCCGACGAGATGATGTTGATCGTCAGCCGCCCCTCCAGCACCTGGTCGATGGTCGCCAGCTGGCGGGCCATCTGGGGCACGACCAGCTCGCCGACCCGCACGGCGAGCAGCAGGTGCATGCGCCGCAGGTGCGGGGCGAGGGCAGCGGCGAAGGCCACCGAGTCGATGCCGAGGGCGTAGCCCGACGGCAGGAGGATGTTGTCGAAGCCGGCCTCCTCGGCGGCCAGGGCGATGGTGCGGCAGTGGGGCCACGACGACAGCAGGGCCTCGTCGGGCACGCCCAGGCGCTCGTAGTCGTCGTCGCAGAGGGCCGCGAACCACGACACCTCGAGCGGTGCGTCGCTCACGGCAGCGGGACCCCCCCGGAGGCCACGACCAGGCGGTAGCAGTCCTCCCGGTCGAGGTGGACGGTGGGCACGGCGGCGGCCAGGGCGGCCAGGCGCTCGGGCCGCTGCGACCCGAGCAGGGCCACCGGCCGGGTCGGCAGGCAGAGGGCGAAGGCCACCGCCACCGACGGCCGGTCGACGCCCTCCCGGGCCGCGAGCTCGTCGAGGAGGGTGCCGAGGGCCGGGTCGAGGCCCTCGCCGGTGGCGATGCGCCCGCCGGCCAGGGGGCTCCAGGCCAGCACGGCCATCCCGGTGCGGGCCGCCAGGTCGAGGGTGCCGTCGCGGGCCGGGTCGAGGGCGACGACCGAGAGCTCGGGCTGGGTGGCGACGAGGGGGACGCCGCGGGCGGCCAGGTGGTGGGCCAGGGCCTCGGTCTGGGGCGGCGTGTGGTTGGACACGCCCACCGTGCCGACCAGCCCGTCGGCCACCGCCCCGGCCAGGGCGTCCGCGACCACCTCGGGGTGGGTGAAGAGGTCGGGCCGGTGGACCAGGTAGAGCTCGACGTGGTCGACGCCCAGGCGACGGAGCGAGCCCTCGACCGCGGTGCGCAGGTCCGAGGAGTCGTACGGCGTGGGCGGCAGGATCCCGCCCTTGGTCGCCAGCACGACCCGGTCGCGCAGACCGGGACGCAGGGCCAGGGCCCGACCCAGGGCCTCCTCCACCGACCCCAGTCCCCGACCGCCCCAGTCGAGGCCGTACACCTCGGCCGTGTCGACGAGGGTCAGCCCTGCGTCGACGGCGGCCTCCAGCACCTCGGCGCCCCGACCGGGGTCGTCGTGGGTGAAGCGCCAGGCGCCGAAGCCCAGGGGCCCCACCTCGGGACCCCCCGGGCCGAGGGCGCGGGGCGCGGTGTCGACCAGTCCGTCAGCCACGGCCGCCGACCCTAGGCCCCGGCCCGGGCCCGGCCGGGGCCGTCGGTACGCTCCGGCCATGGCCGCTCCCCCACCCGTCCGCTACGGCCTGGTCGGCACCGGGATGATGGGCGTCGAGCACCTCTGGAACCTCCAGCACGTGCCCGGGGCCGAGATCACGGCGATCGCCGACCCCCACCCCGGGTCGCGCGACCTCGCCGACCTGGCCGCCGGCGAGGGCCGCGCCACCTTCGCCCACTTCGCCGACCACCGCGCCCTGCTCGAGGCCGACCTCTGCGACGTCGTGGTCGTGGCCACCCCGAACCACACCCACCTGCCGGTGCTGCTCGACGTGCTGGCCCACCCCGTGCACGTCCTGGTCGAGAAGCCCCTCACCACCACCGTCGAGGGGTGCCGCCAGGTCCTGGCCGCGGCGGAGGGGCGCGAGCAGCTGGTGTGGGTCGGCCTGGAGTACCGCTACATGCCGCCCGTGGCCCGGCTCATCGCCGAGGTGCGGGCCGGGGCCGTGGGCACGCCGCGGATGGTCGCCATCCGGGAGCACCGCTTCCCGTTCCTCCGGAAGGTGGGCGACTGGAACCGCTTCAGCCGCAACACCGGCGGCACGCTCGTCGAGAAGTGCTGCCACTTCTTCGACCTGATGGCCCACGTCCTCGACGACGAGCCGGTGCGGGTGCTGGCCTCGGGGGCCCAGGACGTCAACCACCTCGACGAGGTCTACGACGGCGAGGTGCCCGACATCCTCGACAACGCCTTCGTCGTCGTGGACTTCGCCGGCGGCGCCCGGGCCTCGCTCGACCTGTGCATGTTCGCCGAGGGCTCGGAGAACCAGGAGGAGGTCTCGGTCGTGGGCGACGCCGGCAAGGTGGAGGCGTTCCTGCCGTCGTGCGAGGTGCGGGTCGGGGCCCGGGCGACGGTCCGCGAGGGCGTCACCCGCGAGGTCGTCCACGACGACCGGGTCGCCTACGAGGGCTTCCACCACGGCTCCAGCTACCTGGAGCACCTGGACCTGATCGACGCCGTCCGCTCGGGGGGCCGGGCCGGCGTCGGGTTGCGGGAGGGGCTGATGTCGGTGGCCGTGGGCGTGGCCGCCCACCGCAGCATCGACGAGGGCCGGGCCGTCACCGTCGACGAGGTCCTCGCCGACTGACCGCCCCGACCTCTGGACGGATCGCCACCGCCGGCGGCGGGGGTCCGTCCAGAGGTGGTGGGGTCAGGGGACGTCGAGGGGGTGGTAGCCGGGGACCGCGGCGTGGGGGGTGTCGAGGTAGACCTTGGCCTCGGGGTTGCCGCTGAAGCGGCCGTGGCTCCAGCGCACCTCGACGTGGCCCTTCACCGTGCGGTCGGCGCCCGTGGCCCGCTCCACCACGTTGGCCTGCCAGCGGACCACGGCCTGGCCCGCGGGCTCGGGCCACACCTCGAAGGCGGACAGCCGGAACTCCTGCTGCCAGTCCCACGCCGTGTCGATGCGGAGGCGCATCGGCGGCGCGGTGGCGCTCGACGCGCCGAGCACGAAGTAGGGCGCACCGCCGACGCGGAGCAGGCGCCAGAGCAGGCGCTCCTTCTCGGTCCGGTCGCCCAGCGACGACGACCACCGGTCGGCCGAACGCTCGGCCACGACCCGGGCCAGGCCGGCGTAGGACTCGGCCACCGACGAGGGCAGCGTGCGGCCCAGGGCCGACTTGAGCAGCTCCCGCCCGCCCCGGGCCAGGTCGCCCACCCGGTCCGGGAGGTGGGCCAGGTCGGCCGCGCCCGGGAGCCCGGAGCGCTCCAGCTCGTCGCGCGCCGCGCCGTAGAAGTCCTGGAGCTCGTGGGGGGCCACCGCCGCGAACCAGTCCCCCGCCTTGCTCACCGGACCGGACAGCCCGCCGTCGAACAGCCCCGCCGGGGCCAGGTTGTGCAGCACCTTCGACAGGTACTTGCACGACACCAGGTACACCCGGTCGACGCGCAGGTCGGCGGGCACGTCGGAGGGCAGCGGCAGCTTGTCGGGCCCCTTCCACTCGATGCGGGCCGGCACCCGGCTGCGCAGCGCCCCCTCGGAGCGGAGGAAGGCGAGCCCGTTGTCCCACGCCCGGGCGAAGTCGGCGTCGTGGCTGCCGGCCTCCCGGGCCGCCACCAGGCGGTCCCACCCGGCGTCGTCGACGCCCACCAGCTCGTCGGGGCGGGCCGCCAGGGCCCAGTCGAGGTCGCCCAGGCCGAGCATGGCCAGCCCGGTGGTGATCTCGGTGACCTCGGTGCGCAGCGACGGCATGGCCCAGAGCGTCGCGCGGACCGGAGGCGCCCGGAGCCCGAGCGGGCCCGGCGCCGGGCCCGAGGGAGCGGGCTAGGGGCGGAGGTCGTCGGCCTTCCAGAAGCCGGCCAGGGGGGCGTCGACGGTGCCCGAGGCGTAGGCGGCCAGGCGGCGACGGCTCTCGGGGGCCAGGACCTCGACCACGTCGAACAAGGAGCCGGGCCCGGCCCGGCGCAGCGCCCGGTCGATGCCCGAGCGCGTGGACGGCAGGGCCGGCACCAGGAGCACCGGGGGCTCACCGGTCACGCCGGCCACCACCGTGCCCCGCCCGATGGCGGTCATGGCCACGTCGGTGCGGGCCAGGCCGGAGGGGGCCACGGTGAACCCCCCGGCGGTGTCGAAGAGCCAGAGGCGGCCGGCCTGGTCCTCGGCCGTGAGCGGGATGACGATGCCCACGCCCGGCACCCGGGCGTTCTCCCGCACGGCCGTGAACCCGGCCTCGACCAGGACCTCGGCGGCCAGGCGCTTCATGGCCGTGCCCCGGACCCGGGCCTCGTGGACGGCGACGGTGGCGGGGTCGGCCACCCGGGCGGCGACGGCCGAGTGCTCGGCCTCCACCCGGCGGCGGGCGGTGGCGACG
Above is a window of Iamia majanohamensis DNA encoding:
- a CDS encoding LLM class flavin-dependent oxidoreductase codes for the protein MSDAPLEVSWFAALCDDDYERLGVPDEALLSSWPHCRTIALAAEEAGFDNILLPSGYALGIDSVAFAAALAPHLRRMHLLLAVRVGELVVPQMARQLATIDQVLEGRLTINIISSDLPGETLPSAARYQRTREVMGVLRDLLDRRPVAHHGDFVEVEVDPPRIATVDGRCPPLYFGGLSEPAKEVAAEAADVYLMWPDTVDATAALAAEMRERAAAHGRDLRLGFRSHVIVRETEAEARAAAASLISAVDDEQGRAIRERSLDSGSAGVARQAELRAGADDDGFAEDHLWTGVGKARSGAGAAIVGDPDQVRATLERYREVGIDAFILSGYPHAAECDRFARHVLADLDHAPLRPWFASRP
- a CDS encoding aldo/keto reductase, producing MADGLVDTAPRALGPGGPEVGPLGFGAWRFTHDDPGRGAEVLEAAVDAGLTLVDTAEVYGLDWGGRGLGSVEEALGRALALRPGLRDRVVLATKGGILPPTPYDSSDLRTAVEGSLRRLGVDHVELYLVHRPDLFTHPEVVADALAGAVADGLVGTVGVSNHTPPQTEALAHHLAARGVPLVATQPELSVVALDPARDGTLDLAARTGMAVLAWSPLAGGRIATGEGLDPALGTLLDELAAREGVDRPSVAVAFALCLPTRPVALLGSQRPERLAALAAAVPTVHLDREDCYRLVVASGGVPLP
- a CDS encoding Gfo/Idh/MocA family protein produces the protein MAAPPPVRYGLVGTGMMGVEHLWNLQHVPGAEITAIADPHPGSRDLADLAAGEGRATFAHFADHRALLEADLCDVVVVATPNHTHLPVLLDVLAHPVHVLVEKPLTTTVEGCRQVLAAAEGREQLVWVGLEYRYMPPVARLIAEVRAGAVGTPRMVAIREHRFPFLRKVGDWNRFSRNTGGTLVEKCCHFFDLMAHVLDDEPVRVLASGAQDVNHLDEVYDGEVPDILDNAFVVVDFAGGARASLDLCMFAEGSENQEEVSVVGDAGKVEAFLPSCEVRVGARATVREGVTREVVHDDRVAYEGFHHGSSYLEHLDLIDAVRSGGRAGVGLREGLMSVAVGVAAHRSIDEGRAVTVDEVLAD